The stretch of DNA GGGGTTCAAAAATGCAAAAGAATCACATTTACCGGGCATGATGAGTGAGCTAGGTGTTgtgagttgagagagagagagagagaagcgaacAATGTGAATTGTACCTGAATGTTGTCGTTGTTTCTAGAGCCGCCCAAGGAAGACGTGAAGCTGGCCACTGCCGGGAAGAAGCAGGCCaagaagaaggtggaggaggaggtggaggaggaggaggaggaggaatatgTGGTGGAGAAGGTCTTAGACCGCAGGGTGGTGAAGGGACGGGTGGAGTTTCTGCTCAAGTGGAAAGGCTTCTCAGAGTGAGTGATGTGGTTTCCTCTCTTGGTGGGTGGGTGATGGGACCGTGCCCTGACGCTGAGCCACGTGAATTACCTCCTGAAACTATGTCTGACCTCTCCTGCACCTACATCTAACACCTAGCCTAGCGATGCTCTACTGTGTCCTCTTTTCCTCCAAAGACGAGGGAAACTGGTTTCAGAGCAGCGCCGGCCTCCAGCCCTTCTGCTTCTGTCCGGGGGGCCAGGATAGTCATGACCAGACCAACCCAAACCAAATATGTgaccagcattttcttttcttctttcctgTAAATGTACGAACACATAAGTAACAAACCtgaaaggcagagacagacaatgACGTGGCTCTGTAGCCCGTGGAAAAGCAAACAGGTTCCTAGAAGGTTCTCAAGTTGAACCGAGTGAACCGGCACTAGCAGCAGCCCGGAATGAGAACCAGGAGGTAACGGCGAGTTCAaacagaaaggtgtgtgtgtgtgtgtgctcctcagtGAGGACAACACTTGGGAGCCTCAGGACAACCTGGACTGCCCGGACCTGATCGCCGAGTTCATGCAGAACTACAAGACGGTTCAGGACACGAAGAAGAAGGAGGCGGTGGGCAAGCGGAAGGTGGGCGAGGCCGACGCCGAGGGCGAGGAGAGCCGCtccaagaagaagaaagatgagGTAAACAAaccgacgacgacgacgacaacGTTTCCTCACGGCTataaacattttgttttgtcCACACGGTGGACGCATGTTCGTGGTcgatattttttgggggggtactTTGTTGTGGGGGTAACCCTCACacgcactctccctcccccttcccccctcccagggGGAGAAAGCCAGAGGGTTCGGCAGAGGTCTCCAGCCTGAGCGCATCATCGGAGCCACCGACTCCAGCGGAGAACTGATGTTCCTCATGAAATGGTGAGCGGGTCTGGGTAGGAGGGGTCTGGGTAGGAGGGGTCTGGGTAGGAGGGGTCTGGGTAGGAGGGGTCTGAGTAGGGGGGGTCTGAGTAGGGGGGGTCTGAGTAGGGGGGGTCTGAGTAGGGGGGGTCTGAGtagggggggtctgggtaggAGGGGTCTGGGtagg from Osmerus eperlanus unplaced genomic scaffold, fOsmEpe2.1 SCAFFOLD_286, whole genome shotgun sequence encodes:
- the LOC134015806 gene encoding chromobox protein homolog 1-like isoform X2, giving the protein MSEPSEPTAAVETTEPPKEDVKLATAGKKQAKKKVEEEVEEEEEEEYVVEKVLDRRVVKGRVEFLLKWKGFSDEDNTWEPQDNLDCPDLIAEFMQNYKTVQDTKKKEAVGKRKVGEADAEGEESRSKKKKDEGEKARGFGRGLQPERIIGATDSSGELMFLMKWKNSDEADLVPAKEANVKCPQVVISFYEERLTWHSYPTEEEEKKEEEKKDKN
- the LOC134015806 gene encoding chromobox protein homolog 1-like isoform X1; the encoded protein is MPNPASPSPPLTLFRTAGVTKEPEGSSPPQLNMSEPSEPTAAVETTEPPKEDVKLATAGKKQAKKKVEEEVEEEEEEEYVVEKVLDRRVVKGRVEFLLKWKGFSDEDNTWEPQDNLDCPDLIAEFMQNYKTVQDTKKKEAVGKRKVGEADAEGEESRSKKKKDEGEKARGFGRGLQPERIIGATDSSGELMFLMKWKNSDEADLVPAKEANVKCPQVVISFYEERLTWHSYPTEEEEKKEEEKKDKN